The Salvelinus fontinalis isolate EN_2023a chromosome 39, ASM2944872v1, whole genome shotgun sequence genome has a window encoding:
- the LOC129838622 gene encoding leiomodin-2-like: MNGFGYRRELSKYEDVDEDELLASLSPEELAELEMELADIDPDANVPIGLRQRDQTEKTPTGTFSRDSLLKYWEKETKRILEDERGEASSPKQEDDDDAEKSEEECVTESNSEAEEEEDDENKKENKDYEEEEEEEEEEEESEEEEAETEDAEDEEEPEEERPEAAPPKDPGPPSPLSVVISSPSLLRPPRVEPMRLTPPPPPLDPNADGNPTVVDEALERVLNNDPELKEVNLNNIEEISQDTLIKFAEALRSNTHVRVFSLANTHADDPVALAIAKTLCENTSIVSLNIESNYVTGKGVLAMVQALPSNSTLTELRFHNQRHMCGGQVEMEMVKVLRENHALIKLGYQFHLPGPRMSMTGILTRNMDRQRQKRLQEQRQNQQAGPEGAVNPRTTALLKATPGSSPYGSPRVSPWQSPKLPKKQTPPAPPPPPPPPPPPPPLPCQPPAEKKKPTRKIAEVIRLHEEVVKKQGKGKGKKGKKGLKETNSILKELKNALRPVAENREQEYSRPPTPLRSSHDQLMDSIRSASVRSLRKVEIPQRKFVFVPDEETS; the protein is encoded by the exons ATGAACGGTTTTGGGTACCGTCGGGAGTTGAGTAAGTATGAGGATGTGGATGAGGATGAACTACTGGCTTCTCTCAGCCCAGAGGAGCTAGCAGAGCTGGAGATGGAGCTGGCAGACATAGACCCTGATGCCAACGTGCCCATCGGCCTGAGACAGAGGGACCAGACGGAGAAGACCCCCACTGGCACCTTCAGTAGAGACTCTCTGTTGAAGTACTGGGAGAAGGAGACCAAGAGGATactggaggatgagagaggggaagCCAGCAGCCCCAAACAG GAGGACGATGATGATGCCGAAAAGAGCGAGGAAGAATGCGTGACAGAAAGCAACAGcgaagcagaggaggaggaggatgacgagaacaagaaagaaaataaagattatgaagaggaagaggaggaagaagaagaggaggaggagagtgaggaagaggaagCTGAAACAGAGGATGCGGAGGATGAAGAGGAGCCAGAAGAGGAAAGGCCTGAAGCAGCGCCCCCAAAGGATCCTGGTCCTCCATCACCGCTGTCAGTCGTcatctcctcccctagcctcctgaGACCCCCAAGGGTGGAGCCTATGAGACTAACCCCGCCCCCACCTCCGCTTGACCCCAACGCCGACGGCAACCCAACAGTTGTCGACGAGGCCCTGGAAAGAGTCCTTAATAACGACCCTGAGCTCAAAGAGGTCAACCTCAACAACATCGAGGAAATCTCACAGGACACTCTAATCAAGTTCGCTGAGGCACTGCGCTCCAACACACACGTGCGTGTCTTTAGCCTGGCCAACACGCATGCTGACGACCCCGTGGCGCTGGCCATTGCCAAGACGCTGTGCGAAAACACCTCCATTGTCAGCCTGAACATCGAGTCCAACTATGTGACAGGGAAAGGGGTTCTGGCCATGGTCCAGGCTCTGCCTAGCAATAGCACCCTGACTGAGCTACGCTTCCATAACCAGAGACACATGTGTGGAGGACAG gtggagatggagatggtgAAGGTTCTGAGGGAGAACCACGCCCTGATCAAGCTGGGTTACCAGTTCCACCTGCCAGGCCCCCGGATGAGCATGACAGGCATCCTGACCCGTAACATGGACCGTCAGAGACAGAAACGCCTGcaggaacagagacagaaccagcAGGCGGGGCCAGAGGGGGCCGTTAACCCCCGTACCACTGCTCTGTTGAAGGCCACTCCGGGTTCTTCGCCCTACGGTTCCCCGCGGGTGTCTCCTTGGCAATCCCCCAAACTCCCCAAGAAACAGACCCCTCCTGCTCCCCCGCCgcctcccccacctcctcccccaccccctccacTGCCCTGCCAGCCCCCGGCAGAGAAGAAGAAGCCGACTAGGAAGATAGCGGAGGTGATCAGGCTCCACGAGGAGGTCGTTAAGAAGCAAGGGAAAGGGAAGGGGAAGAAGGGGAAGAAAGGACTGAAAGAGACCAACAGTATCTTGAAGGAGCTGAAGAACGCTCTGCGGCCAGtggcagagaacagagaacaggagtACAGCAGGCCACCCACTCCACTGCGCTCCTCACACGACCAGCTCATGGACTCCATCCGCAGCGCCAGTGTCCGCTCCCTCAGAAAg GTGGAAATTCCACAGAGGAAGTTTGTCTTTGTCCCTGATGAAGAGACTAGCTGA